One region of Dysidea avara chromosome 1, odDysAvar1.4, whole genome shotgun sequence genomic DNA includes:
- the LOC136241000 gene encoding uncharacterized protein, whose protein sequence is MNMNDSGIRRHAVNLVLEDDSHSPPQTSKTTQVSPPTNTVEPACQEPSDSHPASQYITRLPKLEVSKYSGDPLNWKSFWDCFESAIDLNPYLSVVQKLNYLRTQLETVSSRLGYVLLRPLPVLQSCNIVSSLLSVAVNHDSDEQDLQRFWAVEEAGVMTYSSDKTFLEQYSSTHITRQDDGSYSAMFPWKDDRPPLPDNYTVCQERTQSLVHRLAQMPGMLQTYDNILKEQVSRGFIEQVIPDGNSAAHTTR, encoded by the exons ATGAACATGAATGATAGTGGAATCAGAAGACATGCAGTCAACCTTGTCCTCGAAGATG ATTCCCACTCTCCTCCCCAGACCTCAAAGACAACTCAAGTGAGTCCACCAACCAACACAGTTGAACCTGCTTGTCAGGAACCAAGCGATAGTCATCCAGCATCCCAATACATCACAAGACTACCTAAGCTGGAAGTTTCTAAGTACAGTGGTGACCCTCTGAACTGGAAGTCATTTTGGGACTGTTTTGAGTCTGCTATTGACTTGAATCCATACTTGTCTGTGGTGCAGAAACTCAATTATCTAAGAACACAGTTGGAAA CTGTCAGTTCAAGATTGGGGTATGTGTTATTGAGGCCACTACCAGTACTACAGTCCTGCAACATCGTCTCAAGCTTGCTGAGTGTGGCTGTAAACCATGACTCTGACGAACAAGATTTACAAAGGTTTTGGGCAGTAGAGGAAGCCGGGGTCATGACTTACTCCTCAGACAAGACCTTCCTGGAGCAGTATTCTAGTACTCACATAACCAGGCAAGATGATGGATCCTACAGTGCTATGTTTCCCTGGAAGGACGATCGCCCACCTCTTCCTGACAACTATACTGTATGCCAGGAAAGGACCCAATCATTAGTACATAGACTAGCACAGATGCCTGGCATGCTACAGACCTATGATAACATACTGAAGGAACAAGTCAGTCGTGGGTTCATAGAACAAGTAATACCTGATGGGAACAGTGCTGCCCACACCACCCGATGA